A single window of Neospora caninum Liverpool complete genome, chromosome XII DNA harbors:
- a CDS encoding Ectonucleoside triphosphate diphosphohydrolase 2,related produces the protein MANAEHEVGAYPHAPAEPEREHEAPRHPRTSSASLPASRCSSSPSGAAWPACSAAAMSSDPASGGYRYESVPSAQRNRYHLPASRPLLSDCAGGASDAQLQRPFHSCYFDAPERATAPDSVPWTSTRRVWAALWKQLFWWLLAPLLFVFLWLVWSATTSFYFSRRTQLDYGIVIDAGSHGSRLTVFSWEVRRFDPRHPLTGPVTIPQPVCEGVPAPALSSFADDFTGARQAFKAMLDESQACLARRGVSASVWGEIPLFVKATGGMRNLSQGTRDALMANLRTVLEDPSLNPFKFCPSWARVISGEEEGVYGWLSVNSVRGSLSDDPEKTVGALDMGGASMQITFSPLHTSVLEDFIGVHLGNKSIRLYSHSFLGYGWSDALNRVSTMLGVEALIERLQEDPTFIEKASKRSLLPDATYLDSSLGSAAQRSSRGRADTTSEAKHPQGPGEKKDQPKRPEDHTDDQREVTLASVHPCLPRGSVRAFRMPSLAYPERRFYVDIDVNQITAFMKAASYAKNDILKTVKSMAPYGVKMRHTLQDMQPLSSILSKAAPLDFNASAHDAVSDGAATLETPDREGVVASVEDGAREGGRGKGEHSASPPREKEGVRRNKQSGLNSESQKDQQRGEKERNKEKGQSMESAEGAVNEAKPTTKENVVGTGKQGGVEITLDVKPKVTFVVRFVGSGDFKACRERAYKLFHNSLCFINSCSFNGVYQPRLENSKFIAFGQFSKVHAALRLTNPTSLSEFLTATTAICSLRLGRLKRLMRRGVFRAFADLSLHKLCWKAIWSFAALRQGFGFPLESSQVSFATLNNTNSENSYVAPGWTLGSMISEVNVFPWQAPVEQYHGLFHLAAAFLLMCIILAMILYHEVSFLRKRLEKAERAQLQDSIFGTTEPPTPVGCPLHPIGSAPA, from the exons ATGGCAAACGCCGAGCACGAGGTCGGCGCGTATCCTCACGCACCGGCAGAACCGGAGCGCGAGCATGAAGCGCCCCGACACCCGCGTACCTCTTCCGCGAgtcttcctgcgtctcgctgttcttcttcgccttccggcGCGGCCTGGCCCGCTTGTTCAGCGGCAGCCATGTCTTCTGATCCAGCCTCTGGCGGTTACCGCTACGAGAGCGTTCCCTCCGCACAGAGGAATCGTTACCATCTTCCTGCCAGTCGTCCCCTCCTCTCCGACTGTGCAGGCGGCGCTTCAGACGCCCAGCTGCAACGCCCGTTCCACAGCTGTTACTTCGACGCCCCTGAGCGCGCGACCGCACCCGATTCCGTGCCGTGGACTTCCACGAGACGTGTCTGGGCCGCCTTGTGGAAGCAGCTCTTCTGGTGGCTCCTCGCACCGCTGCTCTTTGTGTTTCTGTGGCTGGTTTGGTCTGCGACGACGTCTTTCTACTTCTCCCGGCGAACGCAGCTGGACTATGGGATCGTAATTGACGCAGGATCCCACGGTTCTCGCCTCACGGTTTTCTCGTGGGAAGTGCGGCGTTTCGATCCTCGCCATCCCCTGACCGGCCCCGTCACGATTCCGCAGCCCGTGTGCGAGGGCGTCCCCGCTCCCGCTCTGAGCAGCTTTGCCGACGACTTCACAGGCGCGCGGCAAGCTTTCAAGGCGATGCTGGATGAGAGCCAGGCGTGCCTGGCCCGTCGAGGAGTGTCTGCTTCCGTTTGGGGAGAAATCCCTCTGTTCGTGAAAGCTACAGGAGGAATGAGAAATCTCAGTCAGGGGACACGGGACGCGCTTATGGCGAATCTTCGCACTGTCCTGGAAGATCCCTCGTTGAATCCTTTCAAATTCTGTCCTTCTTGGGCTCGAGTCATctctggcgaagaagaaggtgtCTACGGCTGGCTATCTGTCAACAGTGTCCGAGGAAGCCTCTCAGACGACCCAGAGAAGACTGTGGGGGCTCTCGATATGGGCGGAGCGTCTATGCAGATTacgttctctcctcttcatACGTCAGTTCTTGAGGACTTCATTGGCGTTCATCTGGGCAACAAATCCATTCGCCTCTATTCACACTCCTTTCTTGGGTATGGGTGGTCAGATGCCTTGAACCGTGTCAGCACGATGTTGGGCGTAGAGGCCTTGATCGAACGTCTCCAAGAAGACCCAACTTTTATAGAAAAAGCTTCAAAACGCAGCCTGCTTCCCGACGCAACTTATCTCGACTCGTCTCTGGGCTCTGCTGCGCAAAGGAGTTCGAGGGGGCGTGCCGATACGACGAGTGAAGCCAAGCATCCGCAGGGtccgggagagaagaaagaccaACCGAAACGGCCGGAAGACCACACGGACGATCAACGAGAAGTTACGCTGGCGTCTGTGCATCCCTGTTTGCCTCGGGGCAGTGTTCGGGCCTTTCGAATGCCGTCTTTGGCCTACCCAGAACGTCGTTTTTATGTCGACATTGACGTTAACCAAATCACAGCTTTCATGAAAGCTGCGTCCTACGCAAAAAATGACATTCTAAAAACTGTCAAGTCTATGGCGCCTTACGGCGTCAAAATGCGGCATACCCTCCAGGACATGCAGCCGCTGTCGAGCATTCTCTCCAAAGCAGCTCCCCTCGACTTCAATGCAAGTGCACACGACGCCGTGTCCGATGGGGCGGCCACGCTCGAAACTCCGGATCGGGAAGGCGTGGTGGCGTCCGTAGAGGATGGGGCTCGTGAGGGAGGACGCGGAAAGGGTGAACATTCAGCCTCGCCTCCtagagaaaaggagggggTTCGCAGAAACAAGCAAAGCGGGCTTAACAGCGAGAGTCAGAAGGAccaacagagaggcgaaaaggagaggaacaaagagaaaggacagtCAATGGAAAGCGCCGAAGGAGCAGTCAATGAAGCCAAACCGACAACGAAGGAGAACGTTGTAGGCACAGGAAAACAAGGCGGCGTCGAAATCACTTTGGATGTGAAGCCGAAGGTGACGTTCGTAGTCCGATTTGTTGGAAGCGGTGACTTCAAAGCTTGCCGAGAAAGAGCATACAA GCTCTTTCACAACTCCCTCTGCTTCATCAACAGTTGCTCCTTCAATGGTGTGTACCAGCCCCGACTGGAAAACAGCAA GTTCATCGCCTTTGGGCAATTCAGCAAGGTTCACGCTGCGCTCCGGTTGACCAACCCGACGTCCCTCTCTGAGTTTCTCACAGCCACTACCGCGATTTGCAGTCTCCGACTAGGACGCCTGAAAAGGCTGATGAGGCGTGGAGTCTTTCGCGCGTTTGCTGAT ctgtctctccataAGTTATGCTGGAAGGCCATCTGGAGTTTTGCGGCTCTCCGACAAGGTTTCGGCTTTCCCCTTGAGTCGTCTCAGGTCTCCTTCGCCACACTCAACAATACGAACAGCGAGAACAGCTATGTAGCCCCTGGATGGACACTGGGTTCCATGATCAGCGAAGTGAACGTCTTCCCGTGGCAAGCACCCGTGGA GCAGTATCACGGACTCTTCCATTTGGCAGCAGCGTTTCTTCTCATGTGCATCATCCTGGCTATGATTCTTTATCACGAGGTGTCATTTCTTCGCAAGCGTCTTGAAAAAGCTGAGAGGGCGCAACTGCAGGATTCGATTTTCGGGACAACAGAACCACCCACACCTGTAGGGTGTCCATTGCACCCCATTGGATCTGCTCCCGCTTGA